The bacterium genome includes a region encoding these proteins:
- a CDS encoding response regulator — protein sequence MSRKSLPDMIPDPPLTTGDIARYCHTTVMQVNRWIKSGALKAFRNPGGQHRVTREEFKKFLQRNGMPVVDEYFVGGRKKKVLVADDDPAVVDAVSRVLAAAVGNLEIETAVDGYETLIKAGDFKPDLLILDIRMPQLDGLEVCRRLRGNPNVNPEMKILAVTGHSEAYDKEAVSANGANDYMLKPFDIKTLLEHVRPLLG from the coding sequence ATGTCTCGAAAATCTCTGCCCGATATGATTCCCGACCCGCCTCTGACCACGGGTGACATCGCACGCTACTGCCACACCACGGTCATGCAGGTCAACCGCTGGATCAAGAGCGGGGCGCTCAAGGCGTTCCGCAACCCCGGAGGACAGCACCGGGTGACACGCGAGGAGTTCAAGAAATTTCTTCAGCGCAACGGTATGCCGGTGGTGGATGAGTATTTCGTGGGCGGAAGGAAGAAAAAAGTCCTGGTGGCCGATGACGACCCGGCGGTGGTGGATGCCGTGAGCCGGGTGCTGGCCGCCGCGGTGGGCAACCTGGAAATCGAGACCGCGGTGGACGGCTACGAGACCCTGATCAAGGCCGGGGATTTCAAGCCCGACCTGCTCATCCTGGACATCCGGATGCCGCAGCTCGACGGCCTCGAGGTCTGCCGCCGCCTGCGCGGCAACCCCAATGTCAACCCGGAGATGAAAATCCTGGCCGTCACCGGCCACAGCGAAGCCTACGATAAGGAGGCCGTTTCGGCCAACGGGGCGAACGACTACATGCTCAAACCGTTCGACATAAAGACCCTCCTGGAGCATGTCCGCCCGCTGCTGGGCTGA
- a CDS encoding TonB-dependent receptor — translation MTERLFFQPIEKVITAGRTEQSIERAPATVTVISAAEIKASGALTVPELLRFVPGLDVMTVSASHAEVNARGLNQLLSNKMLVLIDGRSVYFDFFGGVVWEGLPVLLDQIDRIEVVRSPSSALYGANAFSGVINIITKTPRQIKGDQVKVQVGENGTLFSSFLAGVQRGDTDFRAALGSRRLNSLADTDHNSENVVLGNLYLGHRFENDLRLSVEGGLSYGSVEQVVRIEQNDFDATTTYAKLNLEHSDFHFQAFWNRGDETGDPIFSPGEDVSILYNTVDLEAQNMSEIGGNNTLIYGASYRLNTIQSNIIDRDHSQNLLAAYFQDEYRLVPEVSLLVGARLDHHPLVGASFSPRGSLIYSPRADHTLRFSVGQAFRNPSFTDSYFRLMTPTGLQIVGQPDLESEKNTTWELGYTFFPSHTFRAEIDLFTYRFRDYIGPDAPHLEDGVPVQSFHNLGSARASGFELSADLVPVYWMKLSANYSYQDLQNHYTVSRQQRPPKHKAAFKAFFTMPHGASLAFLTGYTGRTVWEIPTQTGDYLPVELDSYLRCDTRLAWNIGKRGPEIFVAALDLFNSRKLEYPLAEKTRRRLTAGLNFGF, via the coding sequence ATGACCGAAAGACTGTTCTTCCAGCCGATCGAGAAGGTCATCACCGCCGGGCGCACCGAGCAGAGCATCGAGCGCGCCCCGGCCACGGTGACAGTGATCTCAGCCGCCGAGATCAAGGCCTCCGGCGCCCTGACCGTCCCCGAGCTGCTGCGTTTCGTCCCCGGTCTGGACGTGATGACCGTGAGCGCCTCCCACGCCGAGGTCAACGCCCGCGGCCTCAACCAGCTTCTGTCCAATAAGATGCTGGTGTTGATCGACGGCCGCTCGGTGTATTTCGATTTCTTCGGCGGTGTGGTCTGGGAGGGCCTGCCCGTGCTGCTCGACCAGATCGACCGCATCGAGGTGGTGCGCAGCCCCAGCAGCGCCCTCTACGGGGCCAACGCTTTCAGCGGCGTGATCAACATCATCACCAAGACCCCGCGCCAGATCAAGGGTGACCAGGTCAAGGTCCAGGTGGGCGAGAACGGCACCCTGTTCAGCTCGTTCCTGGCCGGGGTCCAGCGCGGCGACACCGATTTCCGGGCCGCTCTCGGCTCGCGCCGCCTGAACAGCCTGGCCGATACGGACCACAATTCCGAGAACGTGGTCCTGGGCAACCTCTACCTGGGCCACCGTTTCGAGAACGACCTGCGGCTCTCGGTGGAGGGCGGCCTGAGCTACGGCTCGGTCGAGCAGGTGGTGCGCATCGAGCAGAACGATTTCGACGCCACCACGACCTACGCCAAGCTCAACCTGGAGCACTCCGATTTCCATTTCCAGGCTTTCTGGAACCGCGGGGACGAGACCGGCGACCCGATCTTCTCGCCCGGCGAGGATGTCTCGATCCTCTACAACACGGTCGACCTCGAGGCCCAGAACATGAGCGAGATCGGGGGCAATAACACCCTGATCTACGGCGCCTCCTACCGCCTGAACACCATCCAGTCCAACATCATCGACCGCGACCACAGCCAGAACCTTCTGGCCGCCTATTTCCAGGACGAGTACCGCCTGGTGCCCGAGGTGAGCCTGCTGGTCGGGGCGCGCCTGGACCATCACCCCCTGGTGGGGGCCAGTTTCAGCCCGCGCGGCAGCCTGATCTACAGCCCCCGCGCCGATCACACCCTGCGTTTCTCGGTGGGGCAGGCTTTCCGCAACCCCTCGTTCACCGACTCCTATTTCCGCCTGATGACCCCCACCGGGCTGCAGATCGTGGGTCAGCCCGACCTGGAGAGCGAGAAGAACACCACCTGGGAGCTGGGCTACACTTTCTTCCCCAGCCACACTTTCCGCGCCGAGATCGATCTGTTCACCTACCGATTCCGCGACTACATCGGTCCGGACGCTCCACACCTGGAGGATGGCGTTCCGGTGCAGTCGTTCCACAACCTGGGCAGCGCCCGGGCCAGCGGGTTCGAGCTTAGCGCCGACCTGGTGCCGGTCTACTGGATGAAACTCTCGGCCAACTACAGCTACCAGGACCTGCAGAACCATTACACGGTGAGCCGCCAGCAGCGCCCGCCCAAGCATAAGGCCGCGTTCAAGGCCTTTTTCACCATGCCGCACGGCGCCTCGCTGGCTTTCCTGACCGGGTACACCGGACGCACGGTGTGGGAGATTCCGACCCAGACCGGCGACTACCTGCCCGTGGAACTCGATTCCTACCTGC